From a region of the Sesamum indicum cultivar Zhongzhi No. 13 linkage group LG3, S_indicum_v1.0, whole genome shotgun sequence genome:
- the LOC105156882 gene encoding condensin-2 complex subunit H2 isoform X1 has product MNNECENPESSSGRFLETVRPLRDLESNWTVDLAKNLEEYLLKICSGHISSDEDAIFSVNFAEAALLLQGSVQVYSRKVEYLYSLVLHALDFISQKSQEDQAASASAEQGASGAHSAKDEVDDPFWGLDNIQVEAKNLLDRATSRDVLPSHFVRPPANLVVLEGDCLDSGCDAGELESYLLATNDLYRDFILLDPCDAVAVDNFLDSKVGKGQSNVYRASSATSKGRKSFQSPSRQSEGNEPKLSVKKKQDANLAQSPRVDRGFESNYCSTGCSPPAYDFPSDNDGFRMRDGNSEPGDFDDSDDDDDPWKPLNPHEPGNLKVKPYKRVNTNRRPEIGSRKHLSLSVEFPLAKLRGPISTELIEIWEAKFGVREKLGNSQSLSHYEKLRQSLVVGKREINDAFSNLEINTEDDGCDGGDPDIGPPDFDIPDGTFNGEDVPPRPEKHEDPDAHANLEDLCRSHLDALLATLAENEKQTELATRVSTWKQRIEQNLEEQDARPPFDIHKYGERVLDKLSVEGDGGNDALSFGEVVKGQEKHDVARTFSALLQLVNNGDVDLVRSSPNITSTCHSDVNPFYVRLLSNDRKKGVPLQSSRKRGKINGKENRPAANSSPQGSSSSYRFSVTLGKQSRSRCTPEGKKRRKSRIVAPLDMHFVG; this is encoded by the exons ATGAATAACGAGTGCGAGAATCCTGAGTCTTCCTCCGGGAGATTTCTTGAAACAGTACGGCCTCTTCGCGACCTCGAGTCGAATTGGACCGTTGATTTGGCGAAGAATTTGGAGGAGTATTTACTCAAGATTTGCTCAGGGCATATCTCCAGCGACGAGGATGCCATATTCTCTGTAAATTTTGCGGAag CTGCATTGCTGCTTCAGGGATCTGTGCAGGTGTATAGTAGGAAGGTGGAGTATTTGTATTCACTGGTTCTGCATGCTTTGGATTTCATTTCCCAGAAAAG TCAGGAAGATCAAGCAGCAAGCGCATCTGCTGAACAAGGTGCAAGTGGTGCACATTCTGCAAAAGATGAAGTGGATGATCCATTTTGGGGGTTAGATAACATACAAG TGGAAGCAAAGAATTTGCTGGATAGGGCCACCTCCAGAGATGTGCTACCCAGTCACTTTGTGAGGCCACCAGCAAATCTAGTTGTGCTTGAAGGTGATTGCTTAGACTCTGGTTGTGATGCTGGGGAGCTAGAGTCCTATCTG TTAGCCACGAATGATCTTTACCGGGATTTCATTCTGCTGGACCCCTGTGATGCTGTTGCAGTTgacaattttcttgattctaaAGTTGGCAAAGGGCAAAGTAATGTCTACAGGGCCAGCTCTGCAACTTCTAAGGGCCGCAAGAGCTTTCAGTCACCATCAAGACAATCTGAGGGAAATGAACCCAAGTTATCAGTTAAAAAGAAACAGGATGCAAATCTAGCCCAGTCACCTCGTGTTGATCGTGGATTTGAATCTAATTACTGCAGTACTGGGTGTTCTCCTCCTGCCTATGATTTTCCTTCAGACAATGATGGATTTAGAATGCGAGATGGGAATTCAGAACCTGGAGATTTTGATGAttctgatgatgatgacgatCCATGGAAACCTTTGAATCCGCATGAACCAGGGAACTTGAAAGTCAAACCTTACAAAAGAG TGAACACCAATAGGAGGCCAGAGATTGGTTCCAGGAAACATCTTTCTTTAAGTGTGGAATTTCCTCTTGCAAAACTTCGTGGACCTATTAGCACCGAGTTAATTGAAATTTGGGAAGCAAAATTTGGTGTAAGGGAAAAACTTGGAAATTCACAATCTCTTTCACATTACGAAAAG CTGCGGCAATCACTAGTTGTGGGGAAGAGGGAAATAAACGATGCCTTCTCTAATCTGGAAATCAATACTGAGGATGATGGATGTGATGGTGGGGATCCAGATATCGGGCCACCAGATTTTGACATACCTGATGGTACTTTCAACGGTGAAGATGTACCTCCACGTCCAGAAAAG CATGAAGATCCAGATGCTCATGCAAATCTTGAAGACCTTTGCCGGTCTCATTTG GATGCTCTTCTTGCTACCCTTGCTGAAAATGAGAAGCAGACTGAATTGGCCACCAGGGTTTCTACGTGGAAGCAAAGAATTGAGCAGAACTTGGAAGAACAA GATGCACGTCCCCCATTTGACATTCACAAATATGGTGAAAGAGTTTTGGACAAGCTATCTGTGGAAGGAGATGGTGGGAATGATGCCTTGTCGTTTGGAGAAGTAGTCAAGGGTCAAGAGAAGCATGATGTTGCTAGAACATTTTCTGCTCTTCTGCAATTG GTGAACAATGGAGATGTTGATCTGGTCAGAAGCAGCCCAAATATTACATCGACTTGCCACTCAGATGTGAATCCTTTCTATGTTCGATTGCTCAGTAATGACAGGAAAAAGGGAGTACCACTTCAGTCTTCTAGAAAGAGAGGCAAAATCAACGGCAAGGAGAATCGCCCTGCTGCTAATTCATCACCACAAGGATCTTCCTCAAGTTACAGATTCTCAGTAACTCTGGGAAAACAAAGCAGATCCAGATGCACCCCTGAAGGCAAGAAGAGACGGAAGTCCAGAATAGTTGCACCATTGGACATGCATTTTGTGGGGTGA
- the LOC105156882 gene encoding condensin-2 complex subunit H2 isoform X2, translated as MNNECENPESSSGRFLETVRPLRDLESNWTVDLAKNLEEYLLKICSGHISSDEDAIFSVNFAEAALLLQGSVQVYSRKVEYLYSLVLHALDFISQKSQEDQAASASAEQGASGAHSAKDEVDDPFWGLDNIQVEAKNLLDRATSRDVLPSHFVRPPANLVVLEGDCLDSGCDAGELESYLLATNDLYRDFILLDPCDAVAVDNFLDSKVGKGQSNVYRASSATSKGRKSFQSPSRQSEGNEPKLSVKKKQDANLAQSPRVDRGFESNYCSTGCSPPAYDFPSDNDGFRMRDGNSEPGDFDDSDDDDDPWKPLNPHEPGNLKVKPYKRVNTNRRPEIGSRKHLSLSVEFPLAKLRGPISTELIEIWEAKFGLRQSLVVGKREINDAFSNLEINTEDDGCDGGDPDIGPPDFDIPDGTFNGEDVPPRPEKHEDPDAHANLEDLCRSHLDALLATLAENEKQTELATRVSTWKQRIEQNLEEQDARPPFDIHKYGERVLDKLSVEGDGGNDALSFGEVVKGQEKHDVARTFSALLQLVNNGDVDLVRSSPNITSTCHSDVNPFYVRLLSNDRKKGVPLQSSRKRGKINGKENRPAANSSPQGSSSSYRFSVTLGKQSRSRCTPEGKKRRKSRIVAPLDMHFVG; from the exons ATGAATAACGAGTGCGAGAATCCTGAGTCTTCCTCCGGGAGATTTCTTGAAACAGTACGGCCTCTTCGCGACCTCGAGTCGAATTGGACCGTTGATTTGGCGAAGAATTTGGAGGAGTATTTACTCAAGATTTGCTCAGGGCATATCTCCAGCGACGAGGATGCCATATTCTCTGTAAATTTTGCGGAag CTGCATTGCTGCTTCAGGGATCTGTGCAGGTGTATAGTAGGAAGGTGGAGTATTTGTATTCACTGGTTCTGCATGCTTTGGATTTCATTTCCCAGAAAAG TCAGGAAGATCAAGCAGCAAGCGCATCTGCTGAACAAGGTGCAAGTGGTGCACATTCTGCAAAAGATGAAGTGGATGATCCATTTTGGGGGTTAGATAACATACAAG TGGAAGCAAAGAATTTGCTGGATAGGGCCACCTCCAGAGATGTGCTACCCAGTCACTTTGTGAGGCCACCAGCAAATCTAGTTGTGCTTGAAGGTGATTGCTTAGACTCTGGTTGTGATGCTGGGGAGCTAGAGTCCTATCTG TTAGCCACGAATGATCTTTACCGGGATTTCATTCTGCTGGACCCCTGTGATGCTGTTGCAGTTgacaattttcttgattctaaAGTTGGCAAAGGGCAAAGTAATGTCTACAGGGCCAGCTCTGCAACTTCTAAGGGCCGCAAGAGCTTTCAGTCACCATCAAGACAATCTGAGGGAAATGAACCCAAGTTATCAGTTAAAAAGAAACAGGATGCAAATCTAGCCCAGTCACCTCGTGTTGATCGTGGATTTGAATCTAATTACTGCAGTACTGGGTGTTCTCCTCCTGCCTATGATTTTCCTTCAGACAATGATGGATTTAGAATGCGAGATGGGAATTCAGAACCTGGAGATTTTGATGAttctgatgatgatgacgatCCATGGAAACCTTTGAATCCGCATGAACCAGGGAACTTGAAAGTCAAACCTTACAAAAGAG TGAACACCAATAGGAGGCCAGAGATTGGTTCCAGGAAACATCTTTCTTTAAGTGTGGAATTTCCTCTTGCAAAACTTCGTGGACCTATTAGCACCGAGTTAATTGAAATTTGGGAAGCAAAATTTGGT CTGCGGCAATCACTAGTTGTGGGGAAGAGGGAAATAAACGATGCCTTCTCTAATCTGGAAATCAATACTGAGGATGATGGATGTGATGGTGGGGATCCAGATATCGGGCCACCAGATTTTGACATACCTGATGGTACTTTCAACGGTGAAGATGTACCTCCACGTCCAGAAAAG CATGAAGATCCAGATGCTCATGCAAATCTTGAAGACCTTTGCCGGTCTCATTTG GATGCTCTTCTTGCTACCCTTGCTGAAAATGAGAAGCAGACTGAATTGGCCACCAGGGTTTCTACGTGGAAGCAAAGAATTGAGCAGAACTTGGAAGAACAA GATGCACGTCCCCCATTTGACATTCACAAATATGGTGAAAGAGTTTTGGACAAGCTATCTGTGGAAGGAGATGGTGGGAATGATGCCTTGTCGTTTGGAGAAGTAGTCAAGGGTCAAGAGAAGCATGATGTTGCTAGAACATTTTCTGCTCTTCTGCAATTG GTGAACAATGGAGATGTTGATCTGGTCAGAAGCAGCCCAAATATTACATCGACTTGCCACTCAGATGTGAATCCTTTCTATGTTCGATTGCTCAGTAATGACAGGAAAAAGGGAGTACCACTTCAGTCTTCTAGAAAGAGAGGCAAAATCAACGGCAAGGAGAATCGCCCTGCTGCTAATTCATCACCACAAGGATCTTCCTCAAGTTACAGATTCTCAGTAACTCTGGGAAAACAAAGCAGATCCAGATGCACCCCTGAAGGCAAGAAGAGACGGAAGTCCAGAATAGTTGCACCATTGGACATGCATTTTGTGGGGTGA
- the LOC105156881 gene encoding acylpyruvase FAHD1, mitochondrial has product MCASIIRPSPPCRSALFASNRATKTTFKAPRMAASASAYQKLLTVGTKIIGVGRNYAAHAKELGNAVPKEPVLFLKPTSSYLENGAKIEVPEPLEALDHEVELAVVIGQRARDVPEATAMDYVGGYALALDMTAREIQSTAKSAGLPWSVAKGQDTFTPISSLLPKSMLPDPHNVELWLKVDGEIRQKGSTSDMIFKIPFLISHISSIFTLLEGDVILTGTPQGVGPVKVGQKIEAGITGLLDVHFDVGRRHRHS; this is encoded by the exons ATGTGTGCTTCGATCATCAGACCATCGCCGCCCTGTCGTAGCGCACTTTTCGCCAGCAATAGAGCCACTAAAACAACCTTTAAAGCCCCGAGGATGGCGGCGTCAGCATCGGCTTACCAGAAGCTTCTGACCGTCGGCACCAAAATCATCGGCGTCGGCCGTAACTATGCCGCACATGCGAAGGAACTCGGGAATGCCGTGCCTAAG GAGCCGGTGCTGTTTCTAAAGCCGACGTCGTCGTATCTGGAGAACGGCGCTAAAATCGAGGTGCCGGAGCCGCTAGAGGCGCTGGATCACGAAGTTGAGTTGGCTGTGGTCATCGGTCAACGCGCTCGAGACGTGCCTGAAGCTACGGCCATGGACTATGTTGGAg GTTATGCTCTTGCTTTGGATATGACGGCAAGGGAGATCCAATCTACTGCTAAG TCTGCAGGTCTTCCATGGTCCGTGGCTAAGGGCCAAGATACCTTCACTCCAATCAGTTCTCTT TTACCCAAGTCCATGTTGCCAGACCCTCACAACGTAGAACTGTGGTTAAAG GTTGATGGAGAAATACGGCAGAAAGGATCAACTAGTGATATGATATTTAAGATCCCATTCTTGATTAGCCACATCAGTTCTATCTTTACACTACTTGAGGGTGATGTCATCCTGACAG GGACTCCTCAAGGTGTTGGTCCTGTTAAGGTTGGTCAAAAGATTGAAGCTGGAATAACAGGCCTGTTGGATGTGCACTTTGATGTTGGAAGACGCCATAGGCATTCATGA
- the LOC110011768 gene encoding uncharacterized protein LOC110011768, whose translation MVDYQIGNANSFYLWHDPWHHLGPLIERFPQGPRMLGLRTTDKLSSVIIEGQWHWPLVMYIECLEILHALPIIHGETYRIILRFETGRLTVASLYRLLDPPGPKVDWSSLLSGSLKIPRHNFIVWLVILGKLSTADKPWLSYLGACILCDEDAMETHTHLFFRCRYARNCQTAIRWIVRFE comes from the coding sequence ATGGTAGACTATCAGATTGGTAATGCGAATTCATTTTATCTGTGGCATGATCCATGGCATCATCTTGGTCCCCTTATTGAGAGATTCCCACAGGGTCCACGTATGCTTGGGCTTCGGACTACGGACAAGCTCAGCAGTGTTATTATAGAGGGGCAATGGCATTGGCCTCTTGTTATGTACATTGAGTGCTTGGagattttgcatgcattgCCAATAATTCATGGCGAGACATATCGCATTATTTTGCGATTTGAGACGGGACGACTTACAGTTGCATCTCTTTATAGGCTATTGGACCCACCAGGACCCAAGGTAGATTGGTCTTCATTACTCTCGGGTTCTCTGAAGATCCCCAGGCATAATTTCATCGTATGGCTTGTGATTTTGGGAAAACTATCCACagctgataaaccatggctatcatACCTAGGCGcctgtatattatgtgatgaggacGCAATGGAGACACATACTCATCTATTCTTTCGATGCCGTTATGCCAGAAACTGCCAAACAGCGATTCGATGGATTGTTCGGTTTGAATGA
- the LOC105156884 gene encoding uncharacterized protein LOC105156884 — MHEMVGLSVILENYRDQSAKKAPQLVMSSSSKGSIMIKLPAVAPSSPGFVRRKSLCSSSAAFLDHCFLCKQKLLPAKDIYMYKGDRAFCSVECRCRQMFMDEEETNTTTAKSGCTTREYNCSLAAMKPPPQLPTTTTTSSRSGKGPGNSFSTLATFCI; from the exons ATGCATGAAATGGTGGGACTTAGTGTAATATTGGAAAACTACAGGGACCAATCTGCAAAGAAAGCTCCACAGTTAGTGatgagcagcagcagcaaagGAAGCATCATGATAAAGTTACCAGCTGTAGCACCCTCCTCTCCTGGTTTTGTAAGAAGGAAAAGCCTATGTAGTAGTTCAGCTGCGTTTCTTGATCATTGTTTCCTCTGCAAGCAGAAGCTCTTGCCTGCCAAAGACATCTACATGTACAA AGGGGACAGGGCATTTTGCAGCGTGGAGTGCAGGTGCAGGCAGATGTTCATGGACGAAGAAGAGACTAACACTACCACTGCAAAGAGTGGTTGTACCACGAGAGAGTACAACTGCTCATTGGCTGCCATGAAACCACCACCGCAACtgcccaccaccaccaccacttcTTCCCGCAGTGGCAAAGGCCCAGGAAATTCCTTTTCTACCCTTGCTACATTTTGTATATGA